In Anaerolineales bacterium, a genomic segment contains:
- a CDS encoding VTT domain-containing protein, which produces MNKPVPDGRRKRLVRLILLLLFVVMGFAFAAFYSPAAFHEFLQKNEYLGVSACLAVYLLLGPTPIPSEPLTLLVLAWKGPVPAVVLATLGNTLAAVMEYCLGGTIADLAEFEKRKQALPFGLGRLPIHSPVFLLFGRMLPGYGSKIISVAGGAYRVPAGTYLWTSVLSNLIGAMTVVLFGMGLINLIR; this is translated from the coding sequence TTGAATAAACCCGTCCCGGACGGCAGGCGCAAGCGGCTGGTCCGGCTGATCCTCCTGCTGTTGTTCGTCGTGATGGGCTTTGCCTTCGCCGCTTTCTATTCTCCCGCCGCTTTCCATGAGTTCCTTCAAAAAAACGAGTACCTCGGAGTATCCGCCTGCCTGGCGGTGTATTTGCTGCTGGGGCCGACCCCCATCCCGTCCGAGCCCTTAACCCTGCTTGTCCTCGCCTGGAAAGGACCCGTTCCCGCCGTTGTCCTGGCCACGCTGGGGAACACGCTGGCGGCGGTCATGGAGTATTGCCTCGGCGGCACCATCGCGGATCTGGCGGAGTTCGAGAAGCGGAAACAGGCTCTTCCGTTCGGACTCGGCCGGCTACCGATCCATTCGCCGGTGTTCCTGCTGTTCGGCCGGATGCTGCCGGGATACGGCTCGAAGATCATCAGCGTGGCGGGCGGCGCGTACCGGGTGCCGGCCGGAACCTACCTGTGGACCTCGGTGCTCTCCAACCTGATCGGCGCGATGACGGTCGTGCTTTTCGGAATGGGATTGATTAACCTCATCCGCTGA